In the Rhodothermales bacterium genome, CTTTAGCGAGATCCCGGTTGCCTGCGCAGCGTCACGAACGGCGGCGTGAAACAGGGCGAGGGCCTCGGTGGATCTCATGGCCAGCGCAATGACTCGCGGCCGTCGCAGATTTGGAAAGCACGCCAGGCCGGTAATATCGAGTACGATCGGGCTTTGATTTATCTCTTGCAACCAATAGTCCAGGACCTCAATCTGGTTGTCAGACGTCGGCCCGAGAAACTCAAGCGTAAGATGCAGGTTTCGACCGGGGATCCATCTGACGCCCGTTTGTGGCTCGGAAATTGTCGACAGCATTTGCGACAACTGGTCGTCGACGGGTAATCCGATGAATATCCTTTTCACTGGCTGCATTACATGCGGGTTCGGTGTTCGAAATGAAAGTAGTATCTGGTGGCCAGGCGGGCGTAGATCGTGCGGCACTTGATGCGGCCATCGCGGTCGGGCTGGAGGTCGGTGGCTGGTGTCCCGCGGGACGAGTCGCCGAAGACGGTCCGCTCGACGGCTCCTACGCGTTGACCGAGACCCCTTCGGCGGACCCGGCGCAGCGCACAGAATGGAATGTCCGAGATAGCGATGCCACACTGGTCATCGTACGCAGTGAGGCGCCTCGAGGTGGGACGAAATTGACCGTGGAGATTGCGCGACGACTGAGTAAGCCGGTAGTGATACTGCAGCTGTCCGACAAGCACGTTCAGAAGCGGGCCATCGACTGGATTCGGGGCAGAGGTCTCTCGACCCTCAACGTCGCTGGTCCTCGCGAATCCGAAGAGCCGGGCATTCATGAACTGGCGCGGGCGATCCTCATCCGCATCCTATCGGAATGTGTCGGTGGTGCGGCAGTTCGTCAGCAATGAATCGAATGCAGATGCTTTTTGTCCCCGGTGCTTCTCCGCGCGGCTCCACACGCTGGGCGAAACTGCCTAGATACGCGCTCGCGTCAACAATGCGGTGACGCATGAGCGAGATGTCGGCCTGCAAGTCCCGGATGTCGGGTGCGGTTCGCGCGAGATCCACTTCCCGTTCGAGGCATCCGATTCTTACCACCGTCGGGCTGTCACTCTCTGGTTGGGCAAACACGGCGGCCACAAACGCGCAAAAGTTCAACAGGAAGAGACTGGCTGCTACGCATAGCAATACCCGGGTTACGGTTGGGTTTCGAGGAGCCGACGGATTCATGATGTGCCTCCCTGGAATGACGAGCTGATCGACTCAGCAGAAACGGGAGATTGAGTTGATTATTGCTCGCGACAGTCGCGAGTGCGTCGTTTCAACAGAGAGGTGCGGATGAAAAGCGCTCCAGATCGAGATTGCTCATATCATTCCAGCACCAGATCTGCTGGCAGGGAAAGCAATTCTCATAGAGCGCTTTGCCCACGACGACCGAATCGACACCGAAGGGTTCCAGCTCCTTGATTCTGAGCAGATCGAGATAACCGGACACCCCACCCGAGGCC is a window encoding:
- the thpR gene encoding RNA 2',3'-cyclic phosphodiesterase; translation: MQPVKRIFIGLPVDDQLSQMLSTISEPQTGVRWIPGRNLHLTLEFLGPTSDNQIEVLDYWLQEINQSPIVLDITGLACFPNLRRPRVIALAMRSTEALALFHAAVRDAAQATGISLKPSRLSPHITVARLRSPPTSWLREYLERHEQHIFSSVRYASERFHLYESTLTANGARYSILGSYPLTDR
- a CDS encoding molybdenum cofactor carrier, whose amino-acid sequence is MKVVSGGQAGVDRAALDAAIAVGLEVGGWCPAGRVAEDGPLDGSYALTETPSADPAQRTEWNVRDSDATLVIVRSEAPRGGTKLTVEIARRLSKPVVILQLSDKHVQKRAIDWIRGRGLSTLNVAGPRESEEPGIHELARAILIRILSECVGGAAVRQQ